One segment of Ancylothrix sp. D3o DNA contains the following:
- a CDS encoding GAF domain-containing protein, with amino-acid sequence MSTSEPNFDLNNNRSDRQVASQDKAGKPGKLAQTKAKKINSVLQPVALPASQMPEIDQHQAKTHNFDWLTGSPSSQRLLIAAIHPNNFTLTHANETFCRLTGTDTHTLETKPTQLTEIFADFDTPQENRLYRQHLICQIFKQLYHLNFTDPVELEEPLTVTVQSPLYREPRYIQFWLESHLLKISRLNSIDEFADLQPVSYPGKKNGKFYHVLPNLSSLENRLKLENYHIEGHFLLVGFDITPQETQRRLIQLLIQRDSILRPSKFSKINRHLRSLFRAQNTVVLSIERDKAQIFLGNISDKLNPTTYPMQSLRGSHFLRAAKANQVLNIADLAADCQTECERTLLQMGVRSMLLIPLVIKATDSTPSTGQLAGLVGLTSDRPNNFNSTDSQNAETLIPAFLAALRSAIQQRVTTLHNIHPAVEWRFLQEAERRSWGLPPEPIVFNDVYPLYGISDIRGSSEERNRAIQADLIEQFRLAIAIVTAVCNNQKTSLGEQLKIDLKEYAEKLQEEVTVDAEVTATQYLKEQVEIYFDYFASCGEEAQQAVETYRQHCANEHECVYVARAHYDQTINQINMLLRETWERWQGRMQEITPHYCDVEFTDGIDHMIYAGASIDPKFTPFHLRSLRYEQLRALCDCARTAFKIQDQYSTKMQVTHLVLVQDSTVDIFHDEQTDNLFDVRGTRDTRYEIVKKRIDKGVESHSQTRITQPGMLTVVYSTDGEYGQYQEYLRYLAREGWVESEIECGMVEPLQGVSGLRFARVRVLPASEI; translated from the coding sequence ATGTCTACTTCCGAGCCCAATTTTGATTTAAACAACAACCGCAGCGACAGGCAAGTTGCCAGCCAAGACAAAGCCGGCAAACCAGGCAAACTCGCTCAAACAAAAGCCAAAAAAATTAACTCAGTTTTACAACCTGTGGCTTTACCGGCATCCCAAATGCCAGAAATTGACCAACACCAAGCCAAAACGCACAATTTCGACTGGCTCACCGGCTCGCCTAGCTCCCAAAGGCTACTGATCGCAGCCATTCACCCCAACAATTTTACCCTCACCCACGCTAACGAAACATTTTGCCGTCTCACCGGCACCGACACCCACACCCTCGAAACAAAACCCACCCAACTCACTGAAATTTTTGCCGATTTTGATACACCCCAAGAAAACCGCCTCTACCGGCAACATCTAATTTGTCAAATTTTCAAACAACTTTATCACCTTAACTTTACCGACCCTGTAGAATTAGAAGAACCCCTCACCGTCACCGTCCAAAGTCCCCTCTACCGGGAACCCCGCTATATTCAATTTTGGCTGGAATCTCACCTTCTAAAAATCTCCCGCCTTAACTCCATTGATGAATTTGCCGATTTACAACCGGTTTCTTATCCAGGTAAAAAAAATGGTAAATTTTATCATGTTTTGCCTAATTTGTCAAGCTTAGAAAATCGGCTGAAACTAGAAAATTACCACATCGAAGGACATTTTTTGCTTGTGGGATTCGACATCACCCCCCAAGAAACCCAACGGCGACTTATTCAGCTTTTAATTCAGCGAGACTCAATTTTACGCCCCAGTAAATTCAGCAAAATTAACCGGCATTTAAGATCCCTATTTCGCGCTCAAAATACCGTTGTTTTAAGCATAGAACGCGACAAAGCCCAGATATTTTTAGGCAATATCAGCGACAAACTAAACCCAACCACCTATCCCATGCAATCCCTACGCGGCTCACATTTTTTACGCGCCGCCAAAGCCAATCAAGTCTTAAATATTGCCGACTTAGCAGCAGATTGTCAAACCGAATGTGAGCGCACACTTTTGCAAATGGGAGTGCGTTCTATGCTACTTATTCCCCTAGTTATTAAAGCCACCGACTCCACACCAAGCACCGGCCAACTTGCCGGTTTAGTGGGCCTAACCAGCGACCGCCCCAACAACTTCAACAGCACAGACAGCCAAAACGCCGAAACCCTTATCCCCGCCTTTCTTGCAGCCTTAAGATCCGCCATCCAGCAGCGCGTTACCACCCTCCACAACATCCACCCCGCCGTTGAGTGGCGATTTTTGCAAGAAGCCGAGCGCCGCAGTTGGGGTTTACCGCCGGAACCCATCGTTTTTAATGATGTTTACCCCTTGTATGGCATTTCCGATATTCGCGGTTCTTCTGAAGAAAGAAACCGTGCAATTCAAGCAGATTTAATCGAACAATTCCGTTTAGCAATTGCCATAGTTACAGCAGTTTGTAACAATCAAAAAACTTCCCTTGGTGAGCAATTAAAAATAGACTTAAAAGAATATGCCGAAAAATTGCAAGAAGAAGTCACCGTTGATGCAGAAGTCACCGCCACCCAATATTTAAAAGAACAAGTCGAAATTTACTTTGATTATTTTGCAAGCTGTGGAGAAGAAGCGCAGCAGGCTGTCGAAACTTACCGGCAGCATTGCGCCAATGAACACGAATGTGTATATGTCGCTCGTGCTCATTACGATCAAACGATCAATCAAATTAATATGCTGCTTAGGGAAACTTGGGAACGCTGGCAAGGAAGAATGCAGGAAATTACACCGCACTATTGTGATGTAGAATTTACCGACGGCATTGATCACATGATTTATGCCGGTGCATCCATAGACCCAAAATTTACGCCGTTTCATTTGCGAAGTTTGCGCTATGAACAACTACGGGCTTTGTGTGATTGTGCTCGCACAGCGTTTAAAATTCAAGACCAATATAGTACCAAAATGCAAGTCACACATTTGGTATTAGTTCAAGATTCAACTGTTGATATTTTCCACGATGAACAAACCGATAATTTGTTTGATGTGCGCGGTACACGCGATACTCGTTATGAAATTGTCAAAAAGCGAATTGATAAAGGCGTGGAAAGTCACAGCCAAACCCGCATTACTCAACCGGGAATGCTGACGGTGGTTTATTCCACAGATGGAGAGTACGGGCAATATCAAGAATATTTGCGTTATTTGGCGCGGGAAGGTTGGGTAGAAAGTGAGATTGAATGCGGAATGGTGGAACCTTTGCAAGGCGTCAGCGGTTTAAGGTTTGCACGGGTTAGGGTATTGCCGGCATCTGAAATCTAA
- a CDS encoding tetratricopeptide repeat protein: protein MRVSNIAIVTLLSLATQELFGDVLEKIFEDSFGPISPNQNAISFDTPAFAVEPVSVPETLFVGNFSRSTSSELTPIELAEPPLTLINILALNFLFSTLAGIVVFLLCRQVVIFRVVEEVKQRLKELNLLEQQILSVTNTSEKLSDELQQHFTTTKQSTQKELQILKIEFENQKKSLQQFQALKDQCIFQVQKITLEAQEAKENVIHRLSKITETQILEALKPEINQQINGQKSQQANSNSQQGFENEWEYIKQGEVLFQNQKYQEALICYEQALKINQNFYQAWYNRAIALAKLEQYEECLLSYDRATYLQPDKYEPLYNKGNLLVRLQRYEEALSYYDKALNLKPDIAEAWHNRAAVLAKLQRDEEALAAYNNALKLKPDKYESWYNRGNLLVKLQQNEEALKSYENALKVQNNRAEVWHTRGILLEKMQRNQLALDSYNKALAIKPNFAEVWHSVGKLLEKIQQYDQAIASYKKALEIQPKNPLFWQSQGGLMEKLSRYEEAIICYDKVIELQPENFEAWYSSANSLLNLHRYEEALVSYEKAIKIKPEQYEVWYSRGNLLASLHQYQEALASFSKAFQIQQNLTVAGC from the coding sequence ATGAGGGTTTCAAACATTGCAATTGTTACTTTACTTTCTCTGGCCACTCAGGAATTATTTGGCGATGTTTTGGAAAAAATATTTGAAGATTCCTTTGGCCCAATAAGCCCAAACCAAAACGCTATTTCTTTTGATACACCGGCCTTTGCAGTCGAGCCGGTTAGCGTTCCCGAAACGCTTTTTGTCGGGAATTTTTCTCGCAGCACCTCATCGGAACTTACCCCAATTGAGTTGGCGGAGCCACCGCTAACTTTAATAAATATTTTGGCTTTAAATTTCCTTTTTTCCACCCTCGCAGGAATTGTAGTTTTTTTATTATGCCGGCAAGTTGTTATCTTTCGAGTAGTCGAAGAAGTCAAACAACGCTTAAAAGAATTAAACCTCTTAGAACAACAAATTCTAAGCGTCACAAACACATCAGAAAAATTAAGCGATGAATTGCAACAACATTTCACCACAACCAAACAATCAACCCAAAAAGAACTGCAAATTTTAAAAATTGAATTTGAAAACCAGAAAAAAAGCCTGCAACAATTCCAAGCCCTCAAAGATCAGTGTATTTTTCAAGTACAAAAAATCACTTTAGAGGCTCAAGAAGCCAAAGAAAATGTAATTCACCGGCTCTCTAAAATTACAGAAACTCAGATTTTAGAAGCCCTGAAGCCAGAAATAAACCAGCAAATTAACGGCCAAAAATCACAACAAGCAAACTCAAACTCCCAGCAGGGTTTCGAGAATGAATGGGAATATATTAAACAAGGAGAGGTGCTTTTTCAAAACCAAAAATATCAGGAAGCTCTTATCTGTTATGAGCAAGCCCTAAAAATCAACCAAAATTTTTATCAAGCCTGGTATAATCGCGCCATTGCTTTAGCAAAATTAGAGCAATATGAAGAATGCTTACTTTCTTATGATCGGGCAACTTATCTGCAACCGGATAAATATGAACCCTTGTATAACAAAGGTAACTTACTCGTAAGATTACAACGCTATGAAGAAGCCCTAAGTTATTACGATAAAGCCTTAAACCTTAAACCAGATATTGCCGAAGCTTGGCACAATAGAGCGGCGGTTTTAGCTAAACTTCAGCGCGATGAAGAAGCACTCGCTGCTTATAACAACGCCCTTAAACTGAAACCAGATAAATATGAATCGTGGTACAATCGAGGAAACTTACTGGTAAAATTGCAGCAAAATGAAGAAGCCTTAAAATCCTATGAAAACGCCCTCAAAGTTCAAAATAATCGGGCGGAAGTTTGGCACACCAGAGGCATACTTCTTGAGAAAATGCAGCGCAATCAATTGGCTCTTGATTCTTACAATAAAGCTCTAGCCATCAAACCTAACTTTGCTGAAGTGTGGCATAGTGTGGGAAAATTATTAGAGAAAATTCAGCAATATGATCAGGCAATCGCGTCTTACAAAAAAGCCCTGGAAATTCAACCAAAAAATCCCTTATTCTGGCAAAGCCAAGGGGGATTGATGGAAAAATTAAGCCGATATGAAGAAGCGATTATTTGTTATGATAAAGTGATTGAACTTCAGCCAGAAAACTTTGAAGCGTGGTACAGTTCCGCCAATTCGCTTTTAAATTTACATCGCTATGAAGAAGCGCTTGTCTCTTATGAAAAAGCGATTAAAATTAAGCCAGAGCAATATGAAGTGTGGTATAGTCGGGGCAATTTGCTGGCGAGTTTACACCAATATCAAGAAGCCTTAGCATCCTTTAGTAAAGCCTTTCAAATTCAGCAAAATTTAACGGTAGCCGGTTGTTAA